Proteins from a genomic interval of Coccinella septempunctata chromosome 2, icCocSept1.1, whole genome shotgun sequence:
- the LOC123306914 gene encoding glutamate--cysteine ligase regulatory subunit, with the protein MAINSNDLVQVNNVIINTGNILSLNDITKKTIQNPSEELLEAINITIKEYQNGRTPSQPDQPLIVSRPNDDSMTKISEHDSSDLKFGFKIFLTSDDPVLLIDSIEKALITLNVTSVNNVIIAFIEKRTDIGEIKSVWTALEDYVLQNKINKIGIADVEEEIFRSLYEWASVKPSIVQINLATCCVVPPTLQGFCKEHDIQLLTHSDPTDILPKSSLDVVLGKEYLLKWVVRFLVHIKCRGVLTTKGYLLSLGK; encoded by the exons ATGGCTATAAACTCAAACGATCTTGTTCAAGTGAATAATGTTATCATAAACACTGGAAATATCTTATCATTAAACGATATTACTAAAAAAACTATACAAAATCCTTCAGAGGAG TTGCTTGAAGCCATCAATATCACTATCAAGGAATATCAAAATGGTCGAACACCTTCTCAACCAGATCAACCTTTAATTGTGAGTCGTCCTAATGACGACTCAATGACCAAAATATCAGAACATGATTCCTCCGATCTCAAATTTGGatttaaaatattcttgacATCAGATGATCCTGTCCTGCTGATTGATTCTATAGAAAAGG CATTGATTACGTTGAATGTGACATCCGTTAACAATGTGATCATTGCATTCATCGAAAAAAGGACAGATATAGGGGAAATAAAGTCTGTGTGGACAGCACTTGAGGATTATGTGCTTCAGAACAAAATTAACAAAATTGGGATAGCAGATGTGGAAGAAGAAATTTTCAGAAGCTTATACGAATGGGCCAGTGTCAAACCAAGTATTGTACAAATAAATCTAGCAACTTGCTGTGTGGTCCCCCCTACATTACAAGGATTTTGTAAGGAACATGATATTCAATTGTTGACTCATAGTGATCCTACAG atattttgcCTAAATCTTCTCTAGATGTAGTTCTTGGGAAGGAATATTTGCTCAAATGGGTTGTCAGATTCTTGGTTCACATAAAATGTAGAGGAGTATTAACCACTAAGGGATATCTGTTGAGTCTTGGTAAATAA
- the LOC123307315 gene encoding transmembrane protein 14 homolog → MTVDIVGLVYAGVVAAGGIMGYVKAGSIPSLAAGLVFGGALTYGAHQMSMQPPNYVPQLVTSSVLAGVMGYRFYNSGKLMPAGVVCILSVGIIVKIALGAAGVLPGWLGGVSDKTSGNMTSSLPHTSTVPNLVSTTEK, encoded by the exons ATGACTGTAGATATAGTCGGATTGGTTTATGCTGGGGTAGTAGCAGCTGGAGGTATAATGGGATATGTTAAAGCAG GTTCAATTCCTTCTTTAGCAGCTGGTCTTGTTTTCGGTGGTGCTTTGACTTATGGCGCTCACCAGATGAGCATGCAGCCTCCTAACTATGTACCACAACTAGTAACATCATCTGTATTGGCGGGAGTCATGGGTTACAGATTCTACAATTCTGGTAAACTCATGCCTGCTGGAGTGGTCTGTATTTTATCAGTGGGAATAATAGTCAAAATAGCACTAGGTGCTGCAGGAGTTTTACCTG GATGGCTTGGTGGAGTATCAGACAAAACTTCCGGTAATATGACTTCTAGCCTACCACATACTTCTACTGTGCCAAACCTAGTCTCAACAACTGAAAAATGA